In Heliangelus exortis chromosome 12, bHelExo1.hap1, whole genome shotgun sequence, the genomic stretch TCAGGATTTAAAGAACTTTGGTTATGATCCTGATTTCATATAGGAACACATCCAAGTGGATATATTGGCTAATTTATTAGTAAAGCATTACTTGTATTTGAAATAAAcctaatttaataaaatacatttaaagcATCACAGTGCATGGGGCATATATGCAGTTCATGGTATTTATCACAACATAATCTATAAGTTTTCGTTTTGTTTCTTGAATATCAGGGGCACATATTGTTACAGCATCCAGATCTGGAGAGGTACTTAGACCACTGGGTTTGTATTAGAAGCAGACTTCTGCTAGGTACACCTGATTGAGTTAGGCAAGTAACTTGCAGGTTTAAAAGCAATGACTTTGGCACATCTGTTTACTCACATGTGCAGTGACACATCCGCTCAGTGAACTAAAGAAATAccagtaaatattttaagtattgcCAGCTTTGAACATTCAGATATTTTGTGTAGCAAGGAAATGCCTTacttaagtgaaaaaaaatccatacttACACCTTCACCTCTCACATCTACAGTCAAACTGTTTTGGTTGTTGTCTCTAAAGCGTCCAGCCACCACGACCTCAGACCCATGgtagaaatgtttaaaattgtttttagtTAGGTCTGATATCTCATTTTCTGGGTAGGTTAACTCCAGATCCATGAGCATGGGATTGGACACTTCATCATAAAACCCctaaaggattaaaaaaaaaaaaccacacaaatgaTGAAAAGCCTTTAACTatcattatttctttaattcatAATTAGATCTGTACCCAGAAACATCCTGTGATTTCAGCAGTAAAACTAGAAGTGTATTTAAATAGTCAGTTAAATATGAGTGTAAGACCTAAAAATCTACAAACAGTTGAAATAAGAAAGGCCATGCAAACTCTTCAGTCTCactaagagagagaaaaaatatctgaCAAGAACATGCTGTGGATGATGAATTCCATCAATGTAAATCAAGGCAACCCCAAGCTTCCCTCCATTTGATAGAACTAAGTTTCTAGATCTATTCCCTGCAGAGAGTGAAATGACAACAGAAGCCAAAGCAGACTAGGTATTTGATTTTAGTGGAGTTTGCAATGAAATCCAGTATGTAAATTATTtggtaaattttttttgaaTGGCTGCAATTGGAATGTGAGCTGTAAAATGAGTCAATTCTCTTGTCTATACATATTCTCATGCCTACAGAACTATAAAATGTTTCAGATTGGTGTATTATAAGATAAACCAGCTTGCAGCAAGTTCCTAAAAGCAGAAATCTACAGCCTCCAAGCCCTGtcatccttttcttcccctgacATAACATTACCTACGTGATTTTTGAGGTGTGGGAGATATAATGCCTGCAGCAATTCTGCTGCACACCAAAGTGTCTTCCAGAACTATAACTTGGGTCACCCTCTGCCAAGTTCTGAACCCCATTTCACAGTCCACAGTGTCTCCCTTTTATTGTCCTTCCACTTTCTGCTTATacaagggaagggaaaattAAATGCAACTAATATTCTGATTAGTGGAAACTCTTTGAGTTTCTCAGTACCAGATTACTTTGGGATTTTGATTACTTCAGAGTGAAAATGTCTGTACAGTTATCTCAATTAATGCAGCTCTCATCTAATTTAAGTGGTGATTACTGTACCTGAAGCTGTAAAGCTGCATCAGAGTCAGGATAAATCCGACGAGCCAATCCTTTATTCTCCAGTGCCATCTTCTCCAGGAAGTTGTAGTCAACACCATAGCCAAAACCAAGATTGTATAAGGCATATCTACCTTCAATGGCTTTTTTAACATGTGTCTGGATTTCCTCAGTATTTGATATGCCTGcatcaaagcagaaaaaaaaaagtcaagtttCTTCATAAATAGATTAAAattatcagaaaataaaatgtggctGTGCAGTTAGTCATGGTCAGATTTCTCAGGAGGCGCTGGGGtaggactagatgatctctaaaggtcccttccaactcctaacattttgtgattctattaTTTCCAAACAATAGCAGTATAATTAGCAGTATGATGCTGGTATAGTATCATTTAAATCATTGAAACACCCAGGTGTCACACATGGAGGCCAGTTTTAACTGAGCACTTTTTTGTGAGTTAATTCTAACCAAACTCTTCATTATTCCATGCAATACAAACTTACCTACATTTGGTTGCCCATCTGTTAACATGATGATTATAGAAGCACTTCTCTTGGGCACAAGGTTCCTTTCATAACCAGCATTCAGCATTTCAATTCCTCTCATTATACCACCATACAGATTTGTCACTGCAAAGCAGACAAAGACATTCAGTTTAAGGTCCGACTGTCAAAATAAAGGCCCTTTTTTCACTGGAATCTGATGAGATCTCATTACAGTATGAAAATGAAAGACTTGGGTTTGCAGGCAGGGGGGATGTTAAGATAGAAAAGGattttggaaacaaaagagaagataGATGTCATGTTCTGAGGAAATTTCAACTTTAGGAGTGTCTCATcagtaatgcaaaaaaaaaaaaaagctgtagcaTTGTGTTGACAGACTGAATTGATAAATTAACTTCCACAACGAGCTGTTGCTAAGTCCAGCAGAATACTTACTGCCACTGGTGTCAATGCTCTGAACAAAATTCCTTGCTTCCTCCAAATTCTCAGGAGTGGCCTTCATTAATGTTTCTTTCCAGATTTGTACTTCACTACCAAACAGTACAAAATTGAAGAAGTCATCTTCTGTAATGTCATCTAAGATTTTTAGAAGTGCTGTTCTTGTCTATAAGACAAAGGGATTTAAAATGTATGGTTCAACATTTAACGAAATACAGATTCTTACAGATTCTCCTTTATTAATCTCTCAGTATTTGAGTATttttgatatatatatacatatatatatatatatatatcacatatatatacataatgtGTCATGCAAGAAGTATGAGCTGGTTCTATCCTTGCCAGTGCCTGTGTCTATTTCAGAGTAACTCTTGTGAAGTCAGCCAGCTGTAATTGCATCTGGTAAATCTTTGTAGCTGAGCAGAAAATGAGGTCTCCTATCATGGATTGTTGCTTACACTGAGTTAAGCTGGCATGGCAAACTGAAAGTGATGGGAAATGGGTAGGTACAGGTTGGTGGAGAAGCTCACTCCCAAGTGAGCATGGATATTTTGATGCAGcaccaaaacctgaaaaatctgAGTATTAGCTTAGGAAGAGGAGTCCTGTGAAAAAAAGCTgccacttcccagaggagacagAATGAACAACATAGGTAATGCACATAATACTTTATgcacatttaaatttttttaactgtccAGAACATATGACAGAGCTCTCTTGAAATGAGAGTTTTGGAATTATGACACTTAGAGTAGTAAACGTAGCCTAAATGTATAGAATTCAGTTCAACAGTAGCACTTCAAACTAGCACCTATGGTACTGAGTGTTAGAGAGAACACAGCATAAACCAACTTGGCTCAGCTTAAGCAGCACACATGAGCTATAAGTCTCCATGTCCCTATTGTCACAGCAGAGGCTCTTCCAGTGGGGCTCTACTTACCTGCTGGATTTCTCTTCCTGACATGGAGCCACTAATATCTATTACAAAAACAACATTCTTGGGCAACTTTGGAAGATTTGATGGTGCAAAGAAGTGTACAAAGTAGCCATTGAcgatctgaaaattaaaaagtaaaaaaagtttaaaaaggcttttgtgtattataaaatggaaaaaaaggaaattacattCAGTTAGTGTCTAGCCTTTGAGTGGACTACCAGGCTTTAATGGCCCTGATTTTGGTGAGGTGGCCCTCACCTCTGTTTGCAGGCTCAGGAGCTCCTTTCAAGCCAAGCCTGGATCTTTAGTCCCTGCCTGAGCTACACTGTAAGAATACTTTTCTCCAGCTGTGTCACAGGCATCCCTGTTCCTATCCACGGACCCCACTGATCTGGATCCTACACTGCAGACTACTTCCCACCTTGATCTTGGGCTGCCTCATCACCACACACTTGTCTGATGACCTGGACTCTCAGTTGAGTCTGACTGCCAGCTCTGGGTCTGCCTTGCACAGGTACTGTGAGGAGTGGGCTTGTGGCTGGGGAAGTTGTCACACTCAGCTCCTTGTGCTCTTGTCCTTCAGGGAACAGTTGACCCCCACTGCTCCCTTTACTTTGCAAGCTAAGCTGTTTAATTGTTAAAAATTTCCAGCTGTCAGATCTACCTGCAAATTATCTGGAGTGGTTCTCTTCACATcatattttacagtaaaatCCCCATCCAGGACAGACTGTGAGCAGTTTGCACAGGTTCGCTGCTGATCAAGAGTTGGCTTGAAAGAGATGTGTCcctggaaagaaaagctttcattaGCTCTGAACCCCAATAGCTGGGAATTTTCTATAGATCACAGAAGTTTGCATTTTTCTAAAACTAGTATATTGATATTAGCAGACCTGAGAATAACCTGTTTTATCAGATTAGGTATTAGTTTGTATCcatgcatatttatatatttattgatgagtAATTGATATGTGAAGGCTGCTATCTCAGAGCCTTCTTCAGATGTTTATTTCAccttcttccctgctctccaCTCTGAATGACACCTTTGATGAGGCTGTTGGGCAGCCTGTGTATGAGGAATTCTACACCTCCATAACATGGAAAAATTCACTTCTGACTCAGTTCTTTTGTGAGAAAGTCTTATCAGTATCCAGGTTTCCAGCTACTGCTGTGGGACGAGGTCTGGGTACAATACCATGGTAACAGCTGAGTTGCTTCTGATCTGCACAGAGATGGCCTTCAATTTGGAATTTAGAAGTTATTTGCATAGACAAGctttttactgtattttctttgttttttcctctcacttccATTGCTAGCACTACAGTACAGACattattatttcagaattaTAACTGTAATAAATTATGGAATGCAGTAGTCATTATACCTTTTTatctgaaaaagtttttttaatgatattttgtAGATCATTGGTGATGAATGTTCCTTCTGCTTCCAGGTCAGTGATACCCTGAGGTTCAAAGATATTTACTTCAATCTGAAATATCAATAGAAAATTCATTGTCATTTATTACACCACAATATCTCAACACAGCTGTTTTCAGGAGGATCACCAGACAACTACAGATGTGACAGGTATTTtcataaaagcaaaagagaTGTTGCTATTCATAATGGTAGTCCAAATCCACACTTGTGGGGCACTCCATCAGCCAAGCAGGCCTTTTTATACATGgaagttaaaaacaaagctAGAATCAAAAACCCAAATCTTAGTGGAAACATAATTTGTTTGAAACTTACACACTGGaattttgtaaaatgtaaataaatactCAAGTCCTTCAAAAATATAACCCAGCCATTAGCTGTGAGTTGTGCCCAGCTTTGAGCTATCTTTCAGTATGCCTTCTATCATGGtctctttaaaataatgctgCAGAAGCTCTTACAGATGAGTACAGATGAGAGTTTTGTAATGAATTTTACATAGCACTTTCTAGGCAGACAAAGGAGAAAAACGTTGCCTGAAAGCTGGGGCTTAGGAAGGCACTTTCTGGGCATACAGAGGAAGAGAACTTTTTCTTAGAGCTGGGTTTTAGCAAGGGAGATAGGAGTGAGCAAAGATAAGTTTTAGAACATAAAAGCTGCAGACTTCTAGAATGCAATTAATGTAGCACTGTAATTTAAGATTATGTATTTTCAAGCTGGTAAGAGAATGATGTAGTTTATGCTATCAAGGCATTTATAAAAGCTCCTAGTCTTCTATTTTACCCCAAGCCATCATAATAGCTTTTTCAGGTTTCCATCtatcttttcatcttttatcATCTATCTTTTCTCAGTAGCTGAGCTGATTTGCCAGGCTTACAAGTTTACCTGCACTAAAGCTGGTGTGCACTCTCCATGTGACTCATTACAAATATTATCCTGGGCATTTTGGTCACCTGTGAGCCAGTGGCAAAgaccacagaatcacacagaatgtctttggttggaagagaccttcaagatcatccagtccaacctttgaccatGGCTCTCCACTTCCAAGAGATACACAGAATTTCACCATTTCTTAAGTTACAGTCCAGTTTGATACAATCTGCCATTTACCTCAAAATCTTTGACAAGCTGCTTTGGTTTTACTTTGATGAACATCTTGTATTTTCCAAACCGTCGCTTCAGCAGTTCCTCATATGTGAGTTCAAAAGTGACTTTGCTGGCTGCTGCAACGTTGACTGAGACagtgaatttttctgtttttcttcctgaggCTCTGTGTTTAAGTGGGTAAGAAAAAGAGTATCTTTATCCTCTTCCACAATGTTTATAGTTTGGTTTAGTGAGCCataattttcaaaaaggaaTAATACAAAGATGGGAATTTTGTTCTATTGCTAAAATCATATTCATACAGTAGAATTTATTCCAAATTCCCTGTGACTTTAATCCCAGGAACAGGTCAACAAGTCAGAAAAACAGTCTTTCCATAATTGCAGATACTGCCTGCATAGTcagaagttttatttcctttttataattTACGCTACAATAACTCTAACTTAATGATTGTTCTTTGGTTctgtaaaaaacaaacttcaaaaGTACACCAGAACAAAGTATTTCCAATCTCACAATTTGCTCTGGACTGCTGGTGTGGAAGCCACATGAGATGCCATTCTTACCTGACAAGACCAGCAGTCTGCCCCTTTGAAACAGCCTTCTCATACTGCTTTTTTgcaacttctttttcctttatagTTCCAGGATAAGTGACACCATCGATTGTCCTGCAGATGAAAAAGTTCTGCTTTAGCTGGGTGGTTTGCACCAATACCTGAAACATTTCTACAGGCAGTTCTCCATTTATTGGTTGGTTTACTAAACAACACTTTCAGGAATCTGTATTTCCCAGATTTGTGGAATTCCACTGAGGCCAGTCTTGTCAGTGAATTTAGCTGGAATCGAGAGCTCTGTGCTCAGTATCTTAAGATAAtctaaactgaattttaatttgaaaattacttaGATCAAAACTGATAGTAACAGTTACATCTGCCATATTCCTACACTGCAGCATCTTTACAATCTCATCTGCTGGCAAGACAAGTCTCTGGATGAGACTCATCTGTCCAAAAGTAGCTGTCTGTAGCTGAACATTTCATCCTTAGACTCCTTATGACATTAAACAGGCATTTCTCATAGGGGATTCTTCTCATCCTATAATAAAAGTTCTAGTATGCATTAAGAACACTTGTGCCTTAAAAGCTACtgtttcttttcactgaaaatgaaacaggTGTAGTGTGATTAGCAGAGGTGGACATGTTTAAACTCACCTAAACCTCATAATGGTGTGAGAATTGCATATTATTGCAACTAGCAGTATGTGGAAGAATCACTGTTTCCTGCACTTCATTCCCCTGtgattttttaatgaagagatAAAGCTATACTGCCATCAGGGAACTTAAGTAATGGTTTGATAACATTAAGTAAGTGATACTGCTAAAAGGTAAATGGATCTCCAGAGAAGATCCCCCACATTCCCTAAGGTCCATGATGATGAacagaaataattgaaaattagTAATCTTTTCTACAGATGTACCAATGTTTGCCTCTCTCCAAGTATCTCACATGTTAATTGATAAACCAGAAAATTATCCAGGAGGCATTGAGAAATCTATCAAATGGCAAAGTAAAAACGAACATTTGGGTTCAGTTTCTCCCCTTGCATTTGCAGTTTTTCAGTCTTCTCTAGTGATTTTGTAAAGGTTACACACATGCTGAAGTTGGTAATGAAGGCTGTCTTAGGGAGGTCAACATCAAAGAAGACTTCCTTGTGCACATTTCCACGAttgacagctctgctggtgaTGACATTGTGGGCAAATCGGGAAGTTACTTGACTGTCAATTTTCATGCTATAGATTTCTATCCCATTGACAACCTGTagattgaaaaattaaaaagaagtcaaaaaaaaaaaagttagatgTCACACTGATGGGCAATATTTATAACCTTTGACACTCTTATATGAAGTTCCTAATGAGAAGGTGAAAGCATAGGTAATGACAGATATGACTCCTTAGGCAGCTCCACAAAACTCTGTCTGGTTGATTAAGAAATGTCCCCAAATAACCAAAGCATTGAAGCATTGGTGGAGTCCAGGTGCCAGGTAGAATCAGTCTCAGAGATGAGGTGTCCTGCCTTCCTTAGAAATAACTGCAAcataaaatgaaagtaaaaataaaaccaacacagAATGGATGTCTGTTAAAGATACAGAGGTGACTTTGAACATTGAACTTTGCTATTTACTTAAAtacaacattaaaaataatttcttcattctcTTGTCTTGTCCAGGAGTTTCCAGGAGCTTGGAAAGGAACTGTGTACTTAGTTCTACTGCCTAAAACAAGCAGAACACTTGGAAATACCCATTTGCTCACACTGGACCCACAGAAACACGTGACCACAGTAAGAACATTCTTGTCACTATAAATCTCTCTCTGTAGCCCAGACAAAATCAAACCTTACTCACCAAGTCATTATCAGCATTATCAGCATTTCGCTtctgtaaagagaaaaacagggaaaaaatcaTAACTATGGCAGGAAAACTATATTTAGAAACAAATCACTTACAACCTGTGTAGTTATCTTCTGCTTCCAAGTCAAAAGAGAAGTGGTGCACGCTTGAGAAAGGTCCTCATTAGTAAACTGAAGTAAATTTGAGGCAAGAACAAGTAAGGTCCATGAGGCAGGTTTAATTATTGGGCTCATAGCATTCCCACATTTGTTGAGgcttttggttttcatttgatGTTAGTCCACCTTAAATACTGTGGGTTTGAAAGGTGAGTTAAAATTTGAATGTTGctgattttgtattttgttcaaGTGGCACAAAAAGAAGTTATCCTTTTTTAGGTTTAAAACAGTAAGGGATCTCCTGAGAGATGAGGGGAGACCTGATGAGGAAAAGAAGCTTGAATACTCAGTGccatttatatttaaatgtcTAAAGACTAAAGAACACACTAAAATCTGCTTAATACTGCTTCCTTGAGTATAAATGGGCTGTGTGATGACATCAAA encodes the following:
- the LOC139801455 gene encoding inter-alpha-trypsin inhibitor heavy chain H3-like; the encoded protein is MENNLLLYILLLIPAFASSDFLVTHVRNFKKRNADNADNDLVVNGIEIYSMKIDSQVTSRFAHNVITSRAVNRGNVHKEVFFDVDLPKTAFITNFSMTIDGVTYPGTIKEKEVAKKQYEKAVSKGQTAGLVRASGRKTEKFTVSVNVAAASKVTFELTYEELLKRRFGKYKMFIKVKPKQLVKDFEIEVNIFEPQGITDLEAEGTFITNDLQNIIKKTFSDKKGHISFKPTLDQQRTCANCSQSVLDGDFTVKYDVKRTTPDNLQIVNGYFVHFFAPSNLPKLPKNVVFVIDISGSMSGREIQQTRTALLKILDDITEDDFFNFVLFGSEVQIWKETLMKATPENLEEARNFVQSIDTSGMTNLYGGIMRGIEMLNAGYERNLVPKRSASIIIMLTDGQPNVGISNTEEIQTHVKKAIEGRYALYNLGFGYGVDYNFLEKMALENKGLARRIYPDSDAALQLQGFYDEVSNPMLMDLELTYPENEISDLTKNNFKHFYHGSEVVVAGRFRDNNQNSLTVDVRGEGADDILSYTTQQDAVQTAKAFQEQEYIFGDYIERLWAYLTIEQLLEERTAATGKEKENLTAKALCLSLKYKFVTPLTSMVVTKPEDHNNQDGIADKPIEGKDIFTASYSSYPPAYYLTSSPPSWYTSVDGDPHFIISVPQKEDAICFNINENPGAVLNLINDPVTGITVNGELIGDKRPNSETQIQNTYFGKLGIANKHLNLRLTVTPEKITIQNGNEKTGFTWLDSVTLQQEGLTLIINRKKNLVLSMGSGVSFAIVLHQVWKKHPLHQDFLGLYTLESHKLSEQTHGLLGQFFHPIDFTILEIHPGSDPKKPDATMIVKNNELIVTRGWQKDYRKDPAHGVDIPCWFVHDNGTGLIDGVHTDYIVSSLF